A DNA window from Setaria viridis chromosome 2, Setaria_viridis_v4.0, whole genome shotgun sequence contains the following coding sequences:
- the LOC117846561 gene encoding uncharacterized protein isoform X1, translating into MLVPTGSTGQSDILRQPEAGGAHAASPPRRFEPLPPPATVLPWSSSRSARHSPQFSTGHHLPSRSSEDLLVVTGRTPRRRRHRRRRRSTWRRQRETACATARPCRPSFQTAAMAPATTAAAGTPAAHPHGPSLQETETTSRALESRIPESIAPSLAHRAETESMARFPYPPATAAMTPTAISATAATASTPYAALGAALQPPTVSFRSGSIAPMAVATIVRSASTAVKIRRP; encoded by the exons ATGCTTGTCCCCACCGGCTCCACAGGCCAATCGGATATCCTCCGGCAGCCAGAGGCTGGGGGagcccacgccgcctcgccgccccgTCGGTTCGAACCACTGCCACCGCCCGCTACTGTGCTACCTTGGAGCTCCTCTAGGTCCGCTAGACACAG CCCGCAGTTCAGCACAGGGCATCATCTTCCCTCCAGGAGTTCAGAAGACCTCCTCGTCGTCACCGgcaggacgccgcggcggcgcaggcaccggcggcgcaggcgctcGACTTGGCGCCGGCAACGGGAGACGGCCTGCGCCACGGCACGGCCGTGCCGCCCCAGCTTCCAGAccgcggccatggcgcccgccaccacggcggcggccgggacgcCGGCCGCGCACCCCCACGGCCCCAGCTTGCAGGAGACGGAGACGACGAGCAGGGCGCTGGAGAGCAGGATTCCGGAGAGCATCGCGCCCAGCCTCGCGCACAGGGCCGAGACCGAGAGCATGGCGCGGTTCCCGTACCCGCCCGCCACGGCGGCCATGACGCCGACCGCCATCAGCGCGACGGCCGCCACCGCGTCGACGCCGTACGCCGCCCTGGGCGCGGCGCTCCAGCCGCCGACGGTGTCCTTCAGGTCAGGGAGTATCGCGCCCATGGCGGTCGCGACGATCGTCAGGAGCGCGAGCACGGCGGTGAAGATCCGCCGACCCTGA
- the LOC117845900 gene encoding uncharacterized protein encodes MDPLHYLAWKYESTYGHADTHMKRLYILQIPSRPRPADPPLVSLSIIRRSTSPARGCAPRRVDWSPPTTRPVRRRSNREPATAVMGKIGNFFAKIIRFRDGPTASAGSAESPFTAVVIALLTYDTAVMIGILAESKDTIAGWNTATEVAYLAMVVVTCALTGVGFMAGTGCPAAAAATTKRLVGEPSFVSPFCARLGAILASALLVVTISCKFEPWGCTAGVPSAAVVACVMAAVWVWAEPEAREAVCRCWSRVRGLGISQTK; translated from the exons ATGGACCCCCTCCATTACCTAGCATGGAAATACGAGAGCACGTACGGACACGCTGACACGCATATGAAAAGACTCTACATTCTACAAATACCCTCGAGACCTCGACCGGCCGACCCCCCGCTCGTCTCGTTGAGCATCATCCGCCGGAGCACGAGCCCTGCGCGCGGCTGTGCTCCCCGCCGAGTCGATTGGTCGCCGCCGACAACACgacccgtccgccgccgctccaaCCGGgagcccgccaccgccgtcatGGGCAAAATTGGCAACTTCTTTGCTAAGATCATCAGATTCAGGGATGGACCGACCGCATCCGCTGGCAGCGCCGAG AGCCCGTTCACTGCTGTGGTGATCGCGCTCCTGACGTACGACACCGCCGTCATGATCGGGATCCTCGCCGAGTCCAAGGACACCATCGCCGGCTGGAACACCGCGACGGAAGTGGCGTACctcgccatggtggtggtgacCTGCGCCTTGACAGGGGTCGGTTTCATGGCGGGAACCgggtgccccgccgccgccgccgctaccacCAAGCGTCTCGTCGGGGAACCCAGCTTCGTCTCGCCGTTCTGCGCGAGGTTGGGCGCGATCCTCGCCAGCGCCCTGCTCGTCGTCACTATCTCCTGCAAGTTTGAGCCGTGGGGGTGCACCGCCGGCGTACCGTCCGCCGCCGTGGTGGCGTGCGTCATGGCGGCGGTCTGGGTGTGGGCGGAGCCTGAAGCGCGTGAAGCCGTCTGCCGCTGCTGGAGCCGCGTCAGGGGTCTCGGCATCTCCCAGACAAAGTAA
- the LOC117846561 gene encoding uncharacterized protein isoform X2, translating into MRGPQFSTGHHLPSRSSEDLLVVTGRTPRRRRHRRRRRSTWRRQRETACATARPCRPSFQTAAMAPATTAAAGTPAAHPHGPSLQETETTSRALESRIPESIAPSLAHRAETESMARFPYPPATAAMTPTAISATAATASTPYAALGAALQPPTVSFRSGSIAPMAVATIVRSASTAVKIRRP; encoded by the exons ATGCGCGG CCCGCAGTTCAGCACAGGGCATCATCTTCCCTCCAGGAGTTCAGAAGACCTCCTCGTCGTCACCGgcaggacgccgcggcggcgcaggcaccggcggcgcaggcgctcGACTTGGCGCCGGCAACGGGAGACGGCCTGCGCCACGGCACGGCCGTGCCGCCCCAGCTTCCAGAccgcggccatggcgcccgccaccacggcggcggccgggacgcCGGCCGCGCACCCCCACGGCCCCAGCTTGCAGGAGACGGAGACGACGAGCAGGGCGCTGGAGAGCAGGATTCCGGAGAGCATCGCGCCCAGCCTCGCGCACAGGGCCGAGACCGAGAGCATGGCGCGGTTCCCGTACCCGCCCGCCACGGCGGCCATGACGCCGACCGCCATCAGCGCGACGGCCGCCACCGCGTCGACGCCGTACGCCGCCCTGGGCGCGGCGCTCCAGCCGCCGACGGTGTCCTTCAGGTCAGGGAGTATCGCGCCCATGGCGGTCGCGACGATCGTCAGGAGCGCGAGCACGGCGGTGAAGATCCGCCGACCCTGA
- the LOC117845666 gene encoding small ribosomal subunit protein uS19, producing MADVDVEPEVAAGAPKKRTFRKYSYRGVDLDSLLDMSTDDLVQLFPARARRRFQRGLKRKPMALIKKLRKAKKDAPAGEKPEPVRTHLRNMIIVPEMIGSIIGVYNGKTFNQVEIKPEMIGHYLAEFSISYKPVKHGRPGIGATHSSRFIPLK from the exons ATG GCGGACGTCGATGTCGAGCccgaggtcgccgccggcgcgcccaAGAAGAGGACGTTCCGCAAGTACAGCTACCGCGGCGTCGACCTCGACTCGCTGCTCGAcatgtccaccgacgacctCGTTCAGCTCTTCCCCGCGCGGGCCAGGAGAAG GTTCCAGAGGGGTCTGAAGAGGAAGCCCATGGCGCTCATCAAGAAGCTGCGCAAGGCG AAAAAGGATGCTCCTGCCGGTGAGAAGCCAGAGCCAGTGAGGACCCATCTCCGCAACATGATCATTGTCCCTGAGATGATTGGAAGCATCATTGGTGTCTACAATGGCAAGACCTTCAACCAGGTTGAGATCAAGCCCGAGATGATTGGCCACTACCTTGCTGAGTTCTCCATCTCTTACAAGCCGGTCAAGCACGGTAGGCCCGGTATTGGTGCCACCCACTCCTCGCGGTTCATTCCGCTGAAATGA